In the genome of Kitasatospora cathayae, one region contains:
- a CDS encoding zinc-dependent metalloprotease, whose amino-acid sequence MTSASGGADMVDWNLAVATATRLVRPGPEVSRAEAAAVVAELRRHALEAEEHVRAFTGMRSSSLTAATSTPVLVVDRPGWVRANVAGFRTVVQPLVEKLQARRANSAAAGVFGAVGEKATGIEVGALLAFLATKVLGQYETFAPAEPSLEAPDSPAALFEKPRLGPEGPGPGRLLLVAPNIVHVERELDVDPSDFRLWVCLHEETHRTQFTAVPWLRDHIQSEVQSFLAETDVDPGALLDRLRDAAGSLGAGLPGAGSRERREGVSAGNLLEIVQSPAQREILGRLTAVMSLLEGHADVVMDGVGPAVVPTVAEIREKFQQRRDRGANRLDLVLRRLLGMDAKLRQYQDGAVFVRAVVEQLGMEGFNRVWTSPNTLPTKDEIHDPAAWLARVGR is encoded by the coding sequence ATGACGAGCGCGAGTGGCGGGGCTGACATGGTCGACTGGAATCTCGCGGTCGCAACCGCGACCAGGCTGGTGCGGCCGGGGCCGGAGGTGAGCCGGGCGGAGGCGGCGGCGGTGGTCGCCGAGCTGCGCCGGCACGCGCTGGAGGCCGAGGAGCACGTGCGGGCGTTCACCGGGATGCGGTCGAGCAGTCTGACCGCGGCCACCTCCACGCCGGTGCTGGTGGTGGACCGTCCGGGGTGGGTGCGGGCGAACGTGGCGGGCTTCCGGACGGTCGTCCAGCCGCTGGTGGAGAAGCTGCAGGCACGGCGGGCGAACAGCGCGGCCGCGGGCGTGTTCGGTGCGGTGGGGGAGAAGGCGACCGGGATCGAGGTCGGGGCGCTGCTGGCGTTCCTGGCGACCAAGGTGCTGGGCCAGTACGAGACCTTCGCCCCGGCCGAGCCGTCGCTGGAGGCGCCGGACAGTCCGGCGGCGCTGTTCGAGAAGCCGCGGCTGGGCCCGGAGGGGCCGGGCCCGGGCCGGCTGCTGCTGGTGGCGCCGAACATCGTGCACGTCGAGCGCGAGCTGGACGTCGACCCGTCGGACTTCCGGCTCTGGGTCTGCCTGCACGAGGAGACGCACCGGACGCAGTTCACCGCGGTGCCGTGGCTGCGCGACCACATCCAGTCCGAGGTGCAGTCCTTCCTGGCCGAGACGGACGTCGACCCGGGCGCGCTGCTGGACCGGCTGCGCGACGCGGCGGGTTCGCTGGGGGCCGGGCTGCCGGGGGCGGGCAGCCGGGAGCGCCGGGAGGGCGTTTCCGCGGGGAACCTGCTGGAGATCGTCCAGTCGCCCGCGCAGCGCGAGATCCTCGGCCGGCTGACGGCGGTGATGTCGCTGCTGGAGGGCCACGCGGACGTGGTGATGGACGGTGTCGGCCCGGCCGTGGTGCCGACGGTCGCGGAGATCCGGGAGAAGTTCCAGCAGCGCCGTGATCGCGGGGCGAACCGGCTCGACCTGGTGCTGCGCCGGCTGCTCGGCATGGACGCCAAGCTGCGCCAGTACCAGGACGGCGCGGTGTTCGTGCGGGCCGTGGTGGAGCAGCTCGGCATGGAGGGCTTCAACCGGGTGTGGACGTCCCCGAACACCCTGCCGACCAAGGACGAGATCCACGACCCGGCCGCCTGGCTCGCCCGGGTCGGCCGCTGA
- the tilS gene encoding tRNA lysidine(34) synthetase TilS, producing the protein MGPHPAVAAIRLAVRRTLTDLAAEAGTTFTAPVREPRERPAGAPLVGAAVGTTLIGNAARHPSGLPRTPAAPGSPLVLVAVSGGADSMALAIAAAFEAPKIGLRVGAVTVDHGLQPGSADRAAQVAERLRSLGLDPVEVVPVRVGRSGGPEAAARDARYAALDEAAERHGAIAVLLGHTRDDQAETVLLGLARGSGSRSLAGMPAQKGRYRRPLLELDRAATRQACSAQAIPVWDDPHNCDPAYTRSRVRHEVLPVLEKHLGGGVVEALARTARLFRDDADALDQWASLAERDLRTGEGALDAVKLAELPPAVRRRVLRRAALRAGCPAGDLFARHLEAVDLLVTGWRGQGPLHLPGGVEATRRCGTLVFRRQGD; encoded by the coding sequence GTGGGCCCTCACCCCGCCGTCGCCGCGATACGCCTGGCCGTTCGCCGCACGCTCACCGACCTCGCCGCCGAGGCCGGTACCACCTTCACCGCGCCCGTGCGCGAGCCCCGCGAGCGCCCCGCCGGGGCGCCGCTGGTGGGTGCCGCCGTCGGCACCACCCTGATCGGCAACGCCGCCCGCCACCCCTCCGGGCTGCCCCGCACCCCGGCCGCCCCCGGCTCGCCGCTGGTCCTGGTCGCCGTCAGCGGCGGCGCGGACTCGATGGCGCTGGCCATCGCCGCCGCCTTCGAGGCCCCCAAGATCGGCCTGCGGGTCGGCGCCGTCACCGTCGACCACGGCCTGCAGCCCGGTTCCGCCGACCGCGCCGCCCAGGTGGCCGAGCGGCTGCGCTCGCTGGGCCTGGACCCGGTCGAGGTGGTCCCGGTGCGGGTCGGCCGCTCCGGCGGCCCGGAGGCCGCCGCCCGGGACGCCCGCTACGCCGCCCTGGACGAGGCCGCCGAGCGCCACGGCGCGATCGCCGTGCTGCTCGGCCACACCCGGGACGACCAGGCCGAGACCGTGCTGCTGGGCCTGGCCCGCGGCTCCGGCTCCCGTTCGCTGGCCGGGATGCCGGCCCAGAAGGGGCGCTACCGCCGCCCGCTGCTGGAGCTGGACCGGGCGGCCACCCGGCAGGCCTGCTCCGCCCAGGCGATCCCGGTCTGGGACGACCCGCACAACTGTGATCCCGCCTACACCCGCTCCCGGGTCCGCCACGAGGTGCTGCCGGTGCTGGAGAAGCACCTGGGCGGTGGCGTGGTGGAGGCGCTGGCCCGTACCGCCCGGCTGTTCCGCGACGACGCCGACGCCCTCGACCAGTGGGCCTCCCTGGCCGAACGCGACCTCCGTACGGGCGAGGGCGCCCTGGACGCCGTGAAACTGGCCGAACTGCCGCCCGCCGTACGGCGCCGGGTGCTGCGCCGGGCCGCGCTGCGCGCGGGCTGTCCGGCCGGGGACCTGTTCGCGCGGCACCTGGAGGCGGTGGACCTGCTGGTCACCGGATGGCGCG